ATGGATATATAAACGAAGAGCCGTTTGTTAATATTGTAGAAAATATTGATGCGGCAAATATTGACGTTAAATCATTTAGGGATGATTTTTATAAGAAATACTGCGGCGGGAAACTCGCTTCTGTTTTAAGGACAGTTGAAATAATGGTGAAAAAGAAAAAACATGTTGAAATTACCAATCTGCTAATTCCGGGGCTTAACGATTCTGATGAAGAAATTTCCGATTTGGTTGATTGGATTTGGTCATTAGGCGAGGAAATCCCGCTCCATTTTTCAAGATATTTCCCATGCTACAAGATGACAGTCAAGTCGACGCCGTTTTCTACACTTGAAAGAGCAAGAAAAATTGCCATAAAAAAACTGAAATATGTTTACCTTGGAAATGTTTTAGAAGCTGAATATAACAGGACCTATTGTCCAAAATGCCAAGAAGTCCTTATAGAAAGAAAAGGTTATAATATAAAAAAAGTCGGCTTAAAAGACGGATGTTGTAAAAAATGCGGACAAAAGATGGGATTAGAGTCGTAAAGGCGTAGATTCGTGAGATAGTGGGATGGTGGGATAGTGGGATAGTGGGATTGTTGAGTCGT
This genomic window from Elusimicrobiota bacterium contains:
- the amrS gene encoding AmmeMemoRadiSam system radical SAM enzyme — translated: MKEALYFEVYNKEKKLVKCNLCPWYCIIADSKVGSCHVRKNVDGKLYSLIYSKFTSVSMDPIEKKPLYHFYPGSEILSVGTLGCNFHCQFCQNFEISQADFDENLIKNVSSSDIIALAKQYNSIGLAYTYNEPLINYEWLKETMVEARKYGLKNVIVSNGYINEEPFVNIVENIDAANIDVKSFRDDFYKKYCGGKLASVLRTVEIMVKKKKHVEITNLLIPGLNDSDEEISDLVDWIWSLGEEIPLHFSRYFPCYKMTVKSTPFSTLERARKIAIKKLKYVYLGNVLEAEYNRTYCPKCQEVLIERKGYNIKKVGLKDGCCKKCGQKMGLES